ATCCTCACCTCTGGTTTGGGAGGTTCACTGTGCTTGAAGAGGATATTCTGAAGAAAGCTATCTCGAAAGCTCTTTCAAAGGGCGGAGATTTCGCAGAGATTTTCATTGAAGACAAGGATGAATTGAACATAAAATGCTCTGAGGATGCCATAAGCGGCCTAACTACCGTTCGCATCAAAGGGGCTGGAATATACGTTCTTTGTTGTGAAAAGAGCGTCTACGTTTACACAAACGATCTTAGCTACCGAGGCCTCATTAGCTGTGCAGAGCGAGCCTCGGAGCTCATGAGTTCCTGTTCCAAGAGATTCACCGGAGATATTGTTTTTTCCATGCAGAAAGCGGAAAACCCGAATACTTTCGAGATATTGCCCTCCTCGGTGGGTCATGAAAGAAAGATCAGGATACTTAGAGAGACGAGCCTCGCTGCGAGAAGCGCAGGAGAGATTGTCAGACAACTGAATATCGATTACTTCGATACAGATCAAAGAATCGAGATTTACAATAGCGAAGGACTTAAAACCGAAGACAGGCGTATAACGAGCAGGTTGAGACTGCAGGCCACGGTCGAGGCCGAAGGCCGCTCGAAGTACGAATGGGGAGACTTCACACGTCCTCAGGGGTTCGAGACCTTCCGGATAGATTACGACTACACCTCCTTCGCCGAAGAATTCATAAAGGATATGGCAGAGGATCTAAGAGCCGTTCCGGTGAAATCCTGCACAGTCCCGGTGGTCTTCGAGGCCGGTCCGTGCGGCACTTTCTGGCATGAAACCTGCGGTCATCAACTTGAGGCCTCTGCTGTCTCAAGAAATGTGAGCGATTTCGCGGGCAAGGTTGGGCAGCTCGTCGCTTCGGAAAAGGTTACGCTGATCGATGACGGGACGATACCGGGTCTATACGGCTCCGCGGCAATCGATGATGAAGGGTTCCCTACAAGAAAGAATGTTCTTATAGAGAATGGGGTACTGAAGGGATACTTATGTGACAGGCTCTGCGGGAGAAGATTGGGAATCTCGTCCACGGGAAGTGGAAGAAGGCAGGGATACACATACGCTCCCGTACCAAGAATGAGCAACACATATCTCGCCACTGGAAGCGACGATAATGAAGAGATGATCAGCTCTGTCGACGAGGGCCTTTTCGTCAAGAGGCTGGGGGGAGGAACCGGCGGACGAGAGTTTTCCATAGCGGTAAGCGAAGGATACTGGATAAAGAACGGCAAGATATCCCACAGGCTGAGAAGCGGCTTCGTTCTCAACGGAAGAGGAATTGACATGATCAATAAAGTCGACATGGTTGGAAGTACTCTGAAAACCGACAGCGGCGGCTTCTGCGGTGCCGATTCCGGATTGTGCCCCGTTACGAGTTTTCAGCCGAGGATGAGGATATCGCTCATGCCGGTCGGTGGGGAGGATTGATCTGAATGGATTATCTCGAAAACTATCGAAACATAATGAAGGCTCTTCCCGCAAGGTTTTCCGAGGCCGAAGTGGATGCCGAACGCAATGCTAGTACTGTAATTAAGTGTGCGAATGGAGAGATAATCGAAACCCGTTCCTCCGACACCACCGAGCTTTTCATACGCGTTTCCGATGAGAAGACGGGCTACGCATATACCCAGGATCTGGAAGAAGAACCGATAGAAGTTCTTCTAAGGGGGCTCACCAACTCGAATTTTGTCCAGCGTCGGCAGAAGGATAAACTCAACGAGTCGACCGTCAAACGAGCAGCAGTTGACGATAGATCTGGAAGACCCGACTTAGAATCAATGAAACTTGCGGCAGCAAAGCTTGAAAAGACCTTACGAGAGACCGACAAGAGTATTTGCAGTGTCGGGATCGAGATCTGCTCGGACACTCATTCGAGAAACGTAATCAACTCTAGTGGGCTCGACGTTGAGTCGTTCATGAATCTCTACTCCGTAAGGGCAACTGTGATGGCGGAGAAAGACGGCGACCAGTACGACGCTACTTTCTTTCAGAGCGTATCCGATATAGGCAGCCTGAATCTCGATAGGTTCAGAGAAAGGATTGCAGCCAGTCTGAGACATCAGTACGGT
This Mesotoga infera DNA region includes the following protein-coding sequences:
- a CDS encoding TldD/PmbA family protein is translated as MLEEDILKKAISKALSKGGDFAEIFIEDKDELNIKCSEDAISGLTTVRIKGAGIYVLCCEKSVYVYTNDLSYRGLISCAERASELMSSCSKRFTGDIVFSMQKAENPNTFEILPSSVGHERKIRILRETSLAARSAGEIVRQLNIDYFDTDQRIEIYNSEGLKTEDRRITSRLRLQATVEAEGRSKYEWGDFTRPQGFETFRIDYDYTSFAEEFIKDMAEDLRAVPVKSCTVPVVFEAGPCGTFWHETCGHQLEASAVSRNVSDFAGKVGQLVASEKVTLIDDGTIPGLYGSAAIDDEGFPTRKNVLIENGVLKGYLCDRLCGRRLGISSTGSGRRQGYTYAPVPRMSNTYLATGSDDNEEMISSVDEGLFVKRLGGGTGGREFSIAVSEGYWIKNGKISHRLRSGFVLNGRGIDMINKVDMVGSTLKTDSGGFCGADSGLCPVTSFQPRMRISLMPVGGED
- a CDS encoding TldD/PmbA family protein, which encodes MDYLENYRNIMKALPARFSEAEVDAERNASTVIKCANGEIIETRSSDTTELFIRVSDEKTGYAYTQDLEEEPIEVLLRGLTNSNFVQRRQKDKLNESTVKRAAVDDRSGRPDLESMKLAAAKLEKTLRETDKSICSVGIEICSDTHSRNVINSSGLDVESFMNLYSVRATVMAEKDGDQYDATFFQSVSDIGSLNLDRFRERIAASLRHQYGATELRSGVYPVLLDSTVVTNIMMTAWQIFSGMKYNNGSSVLSGRLGETIGSSALSITDSPSHKLTGYHYEFDCEGTPSEERRLVERGKLVGMMHNISSAAGMDSSSSGNAGRYALLSGSIPTDIIITPKIFYVEPGENSLEEMMEEIGEGVYITHSYDVFHSINIGSGGFSIPCRGTVIK